DNA from Anaerolineales bacterium:
TGATGCTGCTGGCGCCGGGCAAGCGCCCGGTGATGGTGCTGCCTGATTTTGAGAAGGGCAAGCTGGCCGGGCTGGGGTTTGAGCTGGATGCGGTGACCTACGGCGAGAACCCGGCGGAGTGGCCGGACGCCTTCGCCAAAGCAGCCCAGCACATCGGCCCGGCACACAAGATCGGCGTGGAGGGGTTGCGCATGCGTGTGATGGAGTTGCGCTATCTCGAAGCCGCCTTCCCCGGCACGCAGTTCCCCATTGCCGAAGAGCTGGTGGCGGACATGCGCCGCCTGAAAGACGCCGGCGAAATTGCCGCCATGCAAAAAGCGGTGGAGATTGCCGAAGGTGGCCTGGAAGCTACGTTGAAAAAGATCAAAATTGGCATGAGCGAGAAAGAGATCGCCGGCATCCTGGTGCAGGAGCTGTATGCACTGGGCAGCGACCCCGAGCTGCCCTTTGCGCCAATCGTGGCCGCCGCCGCCAACAGTGCCAACCCGCACGCCACGGTCAGCGATTACAAGATCCAAGCGGGCGACCTGTTGCTGATCGACTGGGGCGCTTCATATAACGGCTACCTCTCGGATCTGACGCGCACCTTCGCCGTGGGTGAGATCAGCGAAGAGTTCAAGCGTATTTACGAAATTGTCAAACTGGCCAACCAGGCCGGGCGCCAGGCGGGCGCCCTCGGTGCGCCGTGCGCCGTGGTGGATATCGCGACGCGTGACGCCATCGAAGACAACGGCTACGGGCAATACTTCACCCACCGCACCGGGCACGGCCTGGGGATGGAAGGCCACGAAGAGCCCTACATGCGTGGTGACAACCAACTGCCGTTGGCCGAGGGAATGAGCTTCACAGTGGAGCCGGGCATCTACCTGGATGGCCGTGGCGGCGTGCGCATTGAGGATGATGTGGTGATGACCGCCGATGGCCCGCGCACGCTGAGCAGCTTCCCGCGCGAATTGCGCACAATCGGCTAGTCAAAAAGCCGTTCCTAGGTAGCAGGTCAAAAAGCAATCGATTAATGATTAATCGATTGCTTTTTTGATTTCTTGCTCAGAGTACAATCCCCCAATGAAGTTCCTCTTCCTGTTTATGGACGGGATCGGTTTTGGGGAGAACGACCCGGCCATCAATCCCTTTGCCGCGGCCAATACGCCGCATCTCGATGGTTTGCTGGGCGGCGCCCGCCTGGTGGCGGGCAGCGCGCCGCGCGAGAGCGCGCGGGCCAGCCTGCTGGCGCTCGATCCCAATCTGGGCATGCCCGGTCTGCCGCAGTCGGCCACTGGGCAGGCCGCGCTGCTCACCGGTAAAAATGTGCCTCAGTTGGTCGGCGAGCACTACGGCCCCAAGCCCAACAAACCCGTGGCCGCAATCGTAAAAGAAGACAATCTGTTCATACAACTCAGCCAGCGCGGCTACCGCAGCACGCTGCTGAATGCGTACCCGCCAATGTACTTCAAGGGCATCGAAAGCGGCAAGCGCCTGCTCTCTGCCATCCCGCTGGCGGTGACCAGCGCCGGCATCGCCCTCAAGACCCACGAGGATATGCTGCACGGCGATGGCTTCTCCGCCGATTTCACCGGCGAAGGCTGGCGCAGCCAACTGGGCTTCAGCGATACCCCGGTGCACAGCCCGCACGCCGCCGGCCAGCGCCTGGCGGCGGTGACGCGTAGCTACGATCTGGCCTTCTTTGAATTCTGGCCCAGCGACTATGCCGGCCACCATCAGGATCACCCCGGCGCGGTAAAGCTGCTGGAGCATTTTGACGGCGTGCTGGGCGGCCTGCTGGAAGCCTGGCCGGATGACGAAGGCCTGATCCTGATCACTTCCGATCACGGGAATATGGAAGACCTCAGCCGCCGCACGCACACCGCCAACCCGGTGCCCGGCCTGGTGATCGGCGCGCCCGCCCTGCGCCAACAATTCTGCGCCGGCCTGCAAGACCTTAGCCAGGTCACGCCAGCGATTTTGCAGTTCTATCCGCCTAAGGAATAAGCGATGCGAGTCTGTGCCCGCCTGAGTCGAGTCTGCTACGGGTCTGGTGAGCATGGCGATCAGGGGTCGTATGGCTAACGCTAGTGTTTTTCTCCCAGCACAAGGGAATTTCGCCCCCAGCCCGCTGGAGCGCTACCTGCCGCCGGTTGGCGCCGGGGTGGCGCAAGCCTGGCTGGCGCAGCACGCCGCGCCGGGCAGTTGGGTGCTGGAGCCGTTCGGCGCCTCGCCCCACTGGGCGGTGGAGGCGGCGCGTGCCGGCTACCGCGTGCTGGTGGCCGCCAACAACCCGGTGGCGCGCTTCCTGATCGAAATGCACGCCCAGCCGCCGCGTGCCGAGCAACTCACTGCCGCACTGGCGGCGTTGGGCGCTGCCCGCCGCGGCGCTGAGCGCCTCGAGCCGGCCATCCTGGAGCTCTATCTCAGCGAGTGCCCCAACTGCAAGCAACTCATCCCCGCCGAAGCCTTCCTGTGGGAACGCGAGGCCAGCGCGCCGTACGCCAAGCAACTGGATTGCAAACTCTGTGGCACGCAAGGCGAATACCCCTGCGATGCCGCCGACGTGGCCCGTGCCCAGGCCTACCCGATGAGCGGGCCGACCCTGGCGCGCGCCCTGGAGCGCATTGCCGCCACGGATGACCCGGACCGCCAGCACGCCGAAGAAGCATTGCAGGCATACCTGCCGCGGGCTGCCTATGCGCTCATCACGATCATCAACCGGCTGGACAGCCTGGATGGCGACGCGCACGAACGCCGCTGGCTCTCGGCGTTGCTGCTCAGCGCCTGCGACCGGGCCACGAAGCTGTGGGCGCACCCCAGCGGGCGCCTGCGCCCCAAGCAGCTCAACCCACCGCCACAGTACCGCGAGTACAACATTTGGTTTGAAATGGAGCGCTCGATCGCGCTGTGGGCGCAAGCCGCTGAACCGCTGCCGCTCACCGAGTGGCCGGAAGCCCCGCCCGCCAGCGGCGGCATTTGTATCTACGAAGGGCGCATGCGCGGCCTGGCCGCCGAGTTGGGTGACCTGCCGCTGGCGGCGGTGGCGACGGTGCTACCGCGGCCGGCGCCCGCCTTCTGGACGCTATGCGCCCTGTGGGCCGGCTGGCTGTGGGGGCGTGAGGCCATCGGCCCGTTCGTGTTGGTGCTGCGCCGCCGGCGCTATGACTTCGCCTGGCATAGCGAGGCCTTGCACGCCGCGCTGAGCGCAGTGGCCGAACAGGTCAGCGAGAAGACCCCCGTGCTGGCTCTGCTGCCCGAAGCCGATGGCGGTCTGCAGGCGGCCGCGGCGGTGGCCGCCAATCTGGCGGGCCTGCGCATCGATAGCATGGCCTACCGCCATGCCGCCGCCGAAATGCAACTGACCCTGTATAAGGCCGCCGCCCAAGCGGCCGAAGAGCCGGCCGAGCAGGCCATCCGCCGCGCCGCGCATTTTGTGCTGGGCCAGCGCAGCCAGCCCAGCGCGTTCGAATACCTGCAAGCCGCAGCGCTCAATCTGCTCAACAAGCAGCCGGCCATGGGCGCCCCCGCCCCGCACGAGGTGGCAGACGTCTTCACCTATACCCGCAAACAAATCGAAAGCGCCATTCGCACGCACGGAGAGTTTGTGCAGTTTGGCGGCGCCGCTGAAGCGGAGAGCGGGCAGTGGTGGCATACCCGCACCCACGCCGAGCGCACCCCATTGGCCGACCGTGTGGAGATGGCGCTGGTGCGCAGCCTGCTGCGCACGCCACCCCAATCGCAGCACGCGCTGGACCGCGCCTTGTGCCGCATCTTTCCCGGCTTGCTGACCCCCGCGCCGGGCTTGCTGGCCGCGCTGCTGGCCTCCTACGGCGAGCTCGACGGCGCGGCCTGGCGCCTGGCAGCCGAAGACCAGCCACGCCAACGCCGCGCCGATCTGGCCGAGATGCGCGCCGCGCTGCAGCAGCTCGCCACGCGCCTGGGCTACCGCGTCACAACAAGCGAGGGCGGCGCTCTACGCTGGCTGCACGGCGAACAACCGGTACTGAATTTCTATGTAATTGCCTCTGCCCTATTGGGGGAAGTACTGCTGCATGCCAGCACACCGCCGAGCCACAGCCTGATCGTGCTGCCCGGCCGCCGGGCGGCGCTGGCCCTTTACAAAGTGCAGCACGATCCGCGCCTCGAGCAGGCGCTGGCCGCCGGCTGGCGCTTCGTGAAGTTTCGCAGTGTGCGCCGCCTGCTGGCAGCCCAAACGCTGACGCTGGAAAGCGTGGCAGACGCGGCGCGGCTCGATCCGCTCACCGACGAAGCCTTGCAAGCGCCGCTGCTCTAGTGGTGCCTGCTAGGGGGTGGCGCTCGGCTCGGGTGTGGGGGTGATGCTGGGAGCGGGTGTGGGCGTGATCGTGGTCGTTGCCGAAGGCGTCAGCGTCTGCGTGGGGGTAGCGGTGGGCGTGGCCGTCGGCTCCGGCATATCGTTATAGATCACCAGCTTGATCTCCGCCGAGGTGTTTTGGGTGCTGTACAGCGTGAGCCGCAGCGCAAGTGCGCCGCGCGGCAGCTCGGCCATCGGCAGGGTGTAGATCGCCTGCTGCTGCGGGATCGGGCTGGTGCCCGAAGCAATGCCCTGCCAGTCCCCATCATCCGGCCGCTCGCCAGGCGCCCAATCCAACTCATAGTGATGGAAATTGGCGCTGGCATCGGCGCGCACCACAACCTGCACCTCATGCTGGCTGAAATGCTCGCCATCCTTGGGCAGGATCACATCCAGCAACGGGCGCGGATCGCCCTCGCCGCAGCGGCGCTGCGGCGAGACGAACAGCGGCTCCTTGAAGCCGTGCGCCTCGGCCCAGGCGCGCCCCTGGCTGGTTTGGCTCAGCCACTTGATCGCCCAGGGGTCTTGTACATTCAAGCCGAGATATTCTTTGGTGAAACGATCCCCACACAGGCTGGAGGCGCGCAGCCCGGTCCAGGTGTCGGCCAGGATGTCTTGCCACAGGTCATGGTCGGCATCGGCGGGCGGCTGGTCGGCGGCGAAGAATTCGCGGCGCTGCTCATCACAATACTGTGAAGGCTCGGCGCCACTCAGCGCGCAGATCACCTTCTCTTCGATGCCAGGTGGGCGCTCAAAGCCGCGCCCGTTGCCCGCCACCAGGAAGTTGACGGCCTGCTGCATGAACTCGGCCCAGATCGGCGCCGCGCCGCTGAGGCCGCTGGTGCCTTGCATGGCGGTGTTATCGGGGTTGCCCACCCATACGCCCACGGCCACATCCGGGGTGTAGCCCATGGTCCAGTTGTCGCGAAAATCGGTGGTGGTGCCGGTCTTGGCCGCGGCGGGGAACGGCAAGTTCAACACCGAGTTGGCGCCGAACATCGGAATGCGCGCCTGGTTATCGGAGAGGATCGAGCTGATCAGGAAGGCGTGCTCAGGGCGGATGAGTTGCTGGGTGCTGGGCTGGGGCGCTTCATAGATCAGCTCGCCGGAGTAATCGGTGATGCGCGTGATCGCCACCGGGGTCACTTGGCGCCCCTGGTTGGCAAATACGGCGAACGCAGTGGTGAGATCAAGCAGTTTGACTTCGCCGCCGCCCAAGGTGAGCGCCAAGCCGTATTGGTCACTCTGCAGATCGGTGATACCCAAACGATGGGCGAAGGCCACCAGGCCCTCTTCCTCGGGGGTTGCGGGGTCATCATAGATGCCGACGAAATCCAAGGCCTTGACGGCGGGCACGTTGTAGGAGTTGGCCAAGGCGCTGCGCACGGTGACCGGGCCGTGGAAGCGCTCATCATAGTTTTGCGGAATGTACGGCGGGCGCGGGTCGCTAGGCTGGCCTGAGGGCGGGAATTCTGATTCCACATCCCAGAGCAGCGTGGCGGGCGTCCAGCCTTTTTCGAAGGCGGCGACATAGGTGAGCGGCTTGATGGCAGAGCCGGGCTGGCGCGGCATCAACGCCATGTTGATCTGGCCATCGATGGCTTCGTTATAAAAATCCGCCGAGCCGACCATGGCCAGAATGTACCCATCACTGGGGCGCAGCGCCACCAGTGCGCCGCTGCCCACCAGCTTGTCTTGCAGCGCGGCAACATGCTCGCTGAGCGTGGCCTGCGCCATATCTTGTAGCTCCGGCAGCAGTGTGGTGTGCACGGTAAAGCCGGAGCGGTAAATGGTTTGCGGATCGTACTGCGCTTCAAGCAGCGAGCGAATGTACTGCACCCAATGCGGGTAGCGCATTTGCACGCCGGGCGGGTTGAAGGTGTACTCCAACATCGCCAGGCCGGCCGCGGCGGCCTCATCCAATGAGACGCACACGCGTTCGGGGCTGTTGCTGACGTAGATGCAGCCCGCTTCATCGCTGAGGGTATAGATGAGGCGCAGCACGGTTTGCT
Protein-coding regions in this window:
- a CDS encoding aminopeptidase P family protein, whose amino-acid sequence is MSHPFSTENLIRRQSQLAEALRAGGYDALALNAGPSQVYLSGLHFHLMERPAVMLLAPGKRPVMVLPDFEKGKLAGLGFELDAVTYGENPAEWPDAFAKAAQHIGPAHKIGVEGLRMRVMELRYLEAAFPGTQFPIAEELVADMRRLKDAGEIAAMQKAVEIAEGGLEATLKKIKIGMSEKEIAGILVQELYALGSDPELPFAPIVAAAANSANPHATVSDYKIQAGDLLLIDWGASYNGYLSDLTRTFAVGEISEEFKRIYEIVKLANQAGRQAGALGAPCAVVDIATRDAIEDNGYGQYFTHRTGHGLGMEGHEEPYMRGDNQLPLAEGMSFTVEPGIYLDGRGGVRIEDDVVMTADGPRTLSSFPRELRTIG
- a CDS encoding alkaline phosphatase family protein, coding for MKFLFLFMDGIGFGENDPAINPFAAANTPHLDGLLGGARLVAGSAPRESARASLLALDPNLGMPGLPQSATGQAALLTGKNVPQLVGEHYGPKPNKPVAAIVKEDNLFIQLSQRGYRSTLLNAYPPMYFKGIESGKRLLSAIPLAVTSAGIALKTHEDMLHGDGFSADFTGEGWRSQLGFSDTPVHSPHAAGQRLAAVTRSYDLAFFEFWPSDYAGHHQDHPGAVKLLEHFDGVLGGLLEAWPDDEGLILITSDHGNMEDLSRRTHTANPVPGLVIGAPALRQQFCAGLQDLSQVTPAILQFYPPKE
- a CDS encoding transglycosylase domain-containing protein codes for the protein MPENPPTAPQPPHGEGASDRFRRLSASGAHDPQPSLGDTQPSQPVAATPSDTQPQSPLPPDEAPTLFGEPLIPAGDYPAPPPLGHTPAGPRPSMDEFGMPLPRRVAESDPEATRVTGAAYRHSRATRPQNAETTQPLPSGAGWGARLKHWWQRVGRMGCLPRVLVYGGIAAILLVMAGLAFAFYEYYAIASTLPSVADLHARGSQFETTRILDANGNLLYEILDPNAGRRTYVPLEDISPYMLAATIATEDKEFYNHPGFNVMSIARAYFQNRSDGEIVSGASTITQQLARMLLFSPEEATQRTYLRKVREAILAAEITRRYSKDEILELYLNEIYFGNLAYGVEAAAETYFGTRASELTLAQASFLAGLPQAPSVYDVYVDREAALGRQQTVLRLIYTLSDEAGCIYVSNSPERVCVSLDEAAAAGLAMLEYTFNPPGVQMRYPHWVQYIRSLLEAQYDPQTIYRSGFTVHTTLLPELQDMAQATLSEHVAALQDKLVGSGALVALRPSDGYILAMVGSADFYNEAIDGQINMALMPRQPGSAIKPLTYVAAFEKGWTPATLLWDVESEFPPSGQPSDPRPPYIPQNYDERFHGPVTVRSALANSYNVPAVKALDFVGIYDDPATPEEEGLVAFAHRLGITDLQSDQYGLALTLGGGEVKLLDLTTAFAVFANQGRQVTPVAITRITDYSGELIYEAPQPSTQQLIRPEHAFLISSILSDNQARIPMFGANSVLNLPFPAAAKTGTTTDFRDNWTMGYTPDVAVGVWVGNPDNTAMQGTSGLSGAAPIWAEFMQQAVNFLVAGNGRGFERPPGIEEKVICALSGAEPSQYCDEQRREFFAADQPPADADHDLWQDILADTWTGLRASSLCGDRFTKEYLGLNVQDPWAIKWLSQTSQGRAWAEAHGFKEPLFVSPQRRCGEGDPRPLLDVILPKDGEHFSQHEVQVVVRADASANFHHYELDWAPGERPDDGDWQGIASGTSPIPQQQAIYTLPMAELPRGALALRLTLYSTQNTSAEIKLVIYNDMPEPTATPTATPTQTLTPSATTTITPTPAPSITPTPEPSATP